Proteins encoded within one genomic window of Methanosarcina barkeri str. Wiesmoor:
- a CDS encoding cyclase family protein encodes MNKISIYGKIIDITTPISPFTQIFPGDPIPEIEKVCTLEEKGCAVSKLSFGSHTGTHVDAPSHILKNGLTIDKLELKNLMGTALILDFSSLSGELTAGILETAFRKMEAPENIPILLLKTGVFSRKQGNAGKVSFPGEESDPQSMEFEKEKFGSAYLDESGAAWILENGFKTIGIDSFSVDNFYSETLPAHHILLSGNVNIVECLELSSIEAGTYFFICLPLKIEGCDGAPARTLLVT; translated from the coding sequence GTGAATAAGATTTCAATTTATGGAAAAATTATAGATATTACAACTCCGATTTCCCCTTTTACGCAGATTTTTCCTGGAGACCCAATACCTGAAATAGAAAAGGTCTGCACTCTTGAAGAAAAAGGCTGTGCTGTCTCAAAGTTAAGTTTTGGAAGTCATACCGGCACCCATGTTGATGCTCCTTCTCATATCCTGAAAAATGGACTGACTATTGACAAACTGGAACTCAAAAACCTCATGGGTACAGCCCTTATTCTCGACTTTTCATCACTATCAGGGGAACTGACTGCTGGCATTCTTGAAACAGCCTTCCGGAAAATGGAAGCTCCTGAAAATATCCCGATCCTACTTCTGAAGACAGGAGTTTTTTCCCGGAAACAAGGAAACGCAGGTAAGGTTAGTTTCCCTGGCGAAGAGTCAGACCCTCAAAGCATGGAATTCGAGAAGGAAAAATTTGGCTCTGCATACCTTGACGAAAGCGGAGCAGCCTGGATTTTAGAAAACGGCTTCAAGACGATCGGGATTGATAGTTTTTCGGTGGATAATTTTTATTCCGAAACTCTACCTGCGCATCACATCCTTCTTTCAGGTAATGTTAACATAGTAGAATGCCTTGAACTCAGCTCTATAGAAGCCGGGACCTATTTCTTCATCTGCCTGCCCCTCAAAATTGAAGGTTGCGACGGCGCACCTGCAAGAACCTTGTTAGTTACTTAA
- a CDS encoding DUF362 domain-containing protein translates to MSEQNGYVVVFGCKRCGKCKDVCPVDAIYEENELSKIDQDKCTRCMKCIDVCTNKAIIYME, encoded by the coding sequence ATGTCAGAACAAAATGGATACGTCGTGGTTTTCGGCTGCAAAAGGTGCGGGAAATGCAAAGATGTCTGCCCTGTGGACGCAATTTATGAGGAAAACGAGCTTTCAAAAATAGATCAAGATAAGTGCACCCGTTGTATGAAATGCATAGACGTATGTACGAACAAGGCCATCATCTATATGGAATAA